The stretch of DNA GAGTATTTTGTTAGTGATGAAAAGTACAACAATATAAAGCATCTCCTTACTGTTGATCTCTATCCTTCAGCACAAGGGGAAATAATGAACAAATACAGAGCTCAAACCGAATCATTCGGTTTTAAGAAATGCCAACACGCACGAGGACTTGATCACTTGCCGTTTTTAATGAAAATACCAGCGGAATATCTTTTTGGGGCTCAGGTATACATTCTTGATTTAGAATAACTGAAGCAACAAATTCAGTAGTTCACATGTCGCATTTTAAGAAGATTATCCTGTTTTTCATGAAGATAATGGAGCATTGGGACAAATTATTTTAAGAAAATCTTCGCATGGCAGACAAAGCACATTATTCTTCAGCAACCGCTCCTTGCCTCGATAAAGCAAAATAACTTTTGCCTCGGGATAATCTTCTTGAAATTCGACAAGAGATTTAAGATCTTCAGAGCGTATCTTTTCAGCATTTTTAACTTCTATTGCCCAAAAACCAAGTGCCCCAAAAACAACAAAATCGACTTCAAGACCCGATCTTGTACGCCAAAAGCTTATCTCATGTTTTTCAGATGTATAATCTTTCCATGCCATGAGATGCTGCAGAACAAGCCCCTCCAGACCAGCACCATTAACTTCTGATTCGCTATCTTTTATAGACCTTGGTCGCAATGCACGATAAACACCCACATCAAAAAGATAAAATTTAGGATGTGCACTTAACTCTCGCTTAGCTCTCTGGGTAAAAACATTAATCTGATAACAAATGAGAAGGTCTTCTAAAATAGAAATCCAGTCACTTACGGTGGTTCGTTTTACATGACATTCACGAGCAATGTTTGTGATATTCAAAATAGATCCATGTGAAAGACTCATAATATGAAGAAATCGAGTAAACGATTCGTAATGACGAATCAACCCCTCCATCTTGACCTCTTCTTCTAGATAAAGACTGATATAAGCTTGAAGCGTTTCAAGTGCATCTTCATGAGCAAAACGAAGAGGAAGAAGTCCATAAGATAAAGCTTGCTCAAGATTAAAATGCTGCTTAAGCTCAGATGCCATAAATGGATGTAGTACCTTTCTTAATGCACGACCTCCAAGCAAATCTACGCCCTGCCGCTTGAGCTTTCGCGCGCTAGAACCGGTAAGAATGAATCTCCATTTGCGCTTCTTTTCAATGAGCATATGAACAATAGAAAGGAGCTCTGGAATCTTTTGAATTTCATCGATAATGATAGTAGCACCATCTGGCTGTGCACTTACAAGTTCAGTAAGATGATCTGGATTTGCTGAAAGTCGATAGCGAACATCGGCAAGGCGTAAATCGATTAAAAGAGCATCAGGATTGTTTTTCACGGTCATGGTCGATTTTCCAGTACCCCGAGGTCCGAAGAGAAAATAGCTCTGTTCTGGTTCCTTAAAAGCTCTTTTTATATACTTAAAATCCATGTTAACCCTTAAACTTATGCCAAACTAACCTCGCTTTAAACGCAAAATGACGGCGCTACCGTCAATTTGCGTCTCATTATGACGGTAGCGCCGTCATTTTGCAAGAAAATTACCCTGAACATACCTAAAACCATGTAAAATCTCATAAATCAGGAGAGCGCACAGCTATGAAGCTACTTGGCAAAAACCTGCGGGTTGCTTATTAAGATTGTTATGAATATAGAGATCAATCACTTCTTCTAGAACCACGAGTGGAGCTGCACCCAGTGTTAAAATAACATCATGAAATTCACGAATATCAAAATCATTGCCCAGCGCAGAGCGAGCACGCTGACGAAGTTCAAGAATTTTAAGTTGCCCAATTTTATAAGCGCATGCTTGACCTGGCCATACAAAATAGCGCTCTACTTCAGTAACAATTGAATCTTGATGGTAACCAGTTGCTTCTTTCATGTAGGCAATTGCTTGTTCCCTGGTCCAGCGCTTCTTATGAATGCCAGTATCAACAACAAGCCGCGCTGCGCGCAACAGCTCATCTTGAAGATGACCAAGCTTTGCTGCAACTGAAGAATAAAAATTCTCTTCGTATGCAAGTTTTTCTACATACAAAGCCCACCCTTCAATAAAAGCAGTATACGTTCCTAACTTACGCTGTAACGGAATATCCATTTCCATTTGAAGCGAGAGCTGAAAATGGTGCCCAGGCTCTGCTTCATGCACCGTAAGCGTTTCCATTTCATACCGAGGAAGCTCTTTCATCGAGCGAAGGTTAACAAAAAAAGTTCCTGGGCGAACACCGTCAATACTTGGCCTTGCGTAATATGCTCCGGCCATTCCATCTTCTTCATGCAGAGGGACCGCTTTGATGTGCACCAATTTTTTAGGCTTACAATTAAATAAATGAGAAAGTTGTCTTCGACACCTGGCTAAAATTGTTTCAAATTCAGCCAAGCAAGCAGCTCGAC from Candidatus Dependentiae bacterium encodes:
- a CDS encoding ATP-binding protein, whose protein sequence is MDFKYIKRAFKEPEQSYFLFGPRGTGKSTMTVKNNPDALLIDLRLADVRYRLSANPDHLTELVSAQPDGATIIIDEIQKIPELLSIVHMLIEKKRKWRFILTGSSARKLKRQGVDLLGGRALRKVLHPFMASELKQHFNLEQALSYGLLPLRFAHEDALETLQAYISLYLEEEVKMEGLIRHYESFTRFLHIMSLSHGSILNITNIARECHVKRTTVSDWISILEDLLICYQINVFTQRAKRELSAHPKFYLFDVGVYRALRPRSIKDSESEVNGAGLEGLVLQHLMAWKDYTSEKHEISFWRTRSGLEVDFVVFGALGFWAIEVKNAEKIRSEDLKSLVEFQEDYPEAKVILLYRGKERLLKNNVLCLPCEDFLKIICPNAPLSS